In Anas acuta chromosome 36, bAnaAcu1.1, whole genome shotgun sequence, the genomic stretch AGTAAGTGTGGGTGGGTTGGCCACCACAACCATCCAGTTGGGCTCCCAACATGACCACCCTATTGGGTTGGCCACCACAACCATCCAGTTGGGCTCCCAGAATTATGATCTAACTGGGTtggccaccaccaccatccaGTTGGGCTCCCAACATGACCATTCCATTGGGTTGGCCACCATAACCATCCAGATGGGTTCCCAACATGATTATCTCGTTGGGTTGGCCACCACAACCGTCCAGTTGGGCTCCCAACATGACCGTCCCGTTGGGTTGGCCACCACTACCACCACATTTAGGCTCTGGTGAGACGGTGGGGACCATCTCACCGGGTTCCTCTGTCCTCCAGGGCGACTCGGGGGGGCCACTGGTGTGCAAGGACGAGCTGCAGGGCATCGTCTCGTGGGGCATGCAAGTGTGCGGGCGGCGGGGCAAGCCCGGCGTCTACACCCGCGTCTGCGAGTACACCGCCTGGATCCACGACACCATGAGGAGGAAGAGACACGTTTGAGAACCCACCCCACGCTTCTGGGTCTGCTCCCCGCTTCTCTCATCCTGGGGAGGAGCTCCCGGAATAAAGTCCTCTAGAACGTGGCCGCCCCGTGCCGTCATGTGgatgtggggagggggagaagcgTGGGGGAACGCGGCCGCCGTGTGCATGGTGGGCCCGTGGGGTCTCAGGAGGTAGGTGGGCAACTCATGGCCATGGGTGTTGGGGGGTGGGAAACCCAGAACCACGTCTTTCTGGTGCTGGTTGCCACAGTGGCAACCTGGAACCATgacctgctggtgctggtggccaTGGTGGCAACCTGTAACCACTTCTTTCTGGTGCTGGTGGCCACAGTGGCAATCTGGAACTGTACATCTGGTGCTGTTGGCCACGGTGGCAACCTGGAACCATGAATTTTTGGTGCTGGTGGCCACGGTGGCAACCTGCAACCACATTTCTGGTGCTGGTCAGCAACCCATGGCCACGTGTGTCCAGGTCTGGAAGACATATTTCAAAGTGTAGAGGACAaatgtgtccagttctggaGGACACACGTGTTCACATCTGTAGGACGTGTCCAAGCCTGAAGAACACGCGTGTCCAAGTCTGGAGGCCACACGTGTCCACAGGAGGAGTCCACACGTGTCCATCCCCGTAGAACACGCACAGAATTCACAGCTGGTGCCCCACAACTCCATGTCCCACCTGGTGACCATGACCGTCACGCCACCACCACGCGTGTCCTCCTCTGGAGGCCACAGCCCGCGCGTCCCATGGACCCACTGCCACCGGGCCACCCAGGGTTAGCACGGGCTGCGTCAACCAGGAGCGAAGCAGGGAacctgctcctcctggcagcGCGTGGGCTGCCCTAATTGGCGCCAATTAAGCGCTCGCTAACGAGGAGGCCGCTAACGAGGGCCTTCCCCCCACCGAGAGAACCAGTCTGGCCGTGCCCGCGGCGCGCGGCGCCGCCCGAGAAGCCGCACCGCCCTGTTTACACCGCTTACACCCCGCTTCAGATTTAcacctcgggggggggggcaagccCCGCCCCTCCAAACTCGtggccacgcccccccccccccggggtggaAGCCCCGCCCCCAAGTGCGTGTGCAAGAGGTGTGGGGTGACGGCTCCCCCTAGGGGCACGCGTGACGAAGGAGATGGGGAACCTCCAATTTTGGTCTTCGGCTCTGGTCTTCGGGGCCAGACGACCAACCTGATTGGCCAATCAGCACGGGTTGATCTACAAAGCCAACTGGCCAATCAGGGAGTTCTGGTCTACAAAGCCAATGGGCCAATCGGCTTGTGCTGATCTACACAGCCAACTGGCCAATCAGCTTGTAGTGATCTACAAAGCCAACTGGCCAATCAGCATGCATTGATCTACAAAGCCAGCTGGCCAATCAGGGAGTTCTGGTCTACAAAGCCAATGGGCCAATCAGCTTGTAGTGATCTACAAAGCCAACAGGCCAATCAGCTTGTAGTGATCTACAAAGCCAACGGGCCAATCAGCTTGTAGAGATCTACAAAGCCAATGGGCCAATCAGCTTGTAGTGATCTACAAAGCCAGCTGGCCAATCAGCTTGTAGAGATCTACACAGCCAACTGGCCAATCAGGGAGTTCTGGTCTACAAAGCCAACTGGCCAATCAGCTTGTAGTGATCTACAAAGCCAATGGGCCAATCAGGGAGTTCTGGTCTACAAAGCCAATGGGCCAATCAGCTTGTAGAGATCTACAAAGCCAATGGGCCAATCAGCTTGTAGTGATCTACAAAGCCAACTGGCCAATCAGGGAGTTCTGGTCTacaagcacggcatcgctagtaggtcgagggaggtgattgtcccgctctactctgcgctggtgcggcctcacctcgagtactgtgtgcagttctgggcaccacagtataaaaaggacatgaaactgttggagagtgtccagaggagggctacgaagatggtgaaaggcctggaggggaagacgtacgaggaacggctgagggcactgggcctgttcagcctggagaagaggaggctgaggggagacctcatcgcagtctacaacttcctcgtaagggggtgtcgagaggcaggagaccttttctccattaacaccagcgacaggacccgcgggaatggagttaagctgaggcaggggaaatttagccttgacatcaggagggggttcttcacagagagggtggttgcacactggaacaggctccccagggaagtggtcactgcaccgagcctgactgaatttaagaagagattggactgtgcacttagtcacatggtctgaacttttgggtagacctgtgcggtgtcaagagttggacttgatgatccttaagggtcccttccaactcaggatattctatgattctatgattctatgatctacaCAGCCAGCCGGCCAATCAGCTTCTTGGTCTACAAAGCCAACTGGCCAATCGGCTGGTCTCTCGAGATGATTGGCCAATGGGGCTTGCCGGCTGGCCACGGCAACTGGCCAATAAGCACACGCTGGCCTCTACGGCCACCAGCCAATGAGCACGCCCCCATCGCAAAGCCAGCTGGCCAATCAGCACGCACCCTTTCCGAAGTCACCAGCCAATCAGCTCGCATCGGCCTCCAAAGCTGCCAGCCAATGGCACGCGTTTGCCTCCAACACAGCCGTCCAATCATCTGTCGTTGATTcccacagcctgctggccaATCAGCATCTCGCCTCCGGAGCCAGCCAGCCAATCAGAATGCAAAATTCCCCAGAACTACCAGCACCTGCCACGCCGCCGTTCCCACGGCTCCGCCGTCCAATCACCTCTTCCCTATCCCCCACCACCAGGCGGGGAACCAATCAGCGAGCTCCATCCATCCAAGCAGCCAATGGGTGAGCTCCAGCCGACCAATCAGCAAGCGCCGCCCCGGATTGAGCAGGAGGGAGGCCGGGCGAGGCGGTGCCGAGGGATTAGGGGCGGATTAGGGAAGGCGGCCTCCACGCTCGGCCTCGGGGCGGGACGAGCCGGGCCCCGACGCCGTTATAAAACCCGCGGCGCTCACGTGGGAGGGACGGgcgcggagcggcggcggcggcgtcggaggaggagaaggaggaggaggaggaggaggaggaggaaggagaaggagacaCGTCAGGGACATTTGGAACGCTTCTTCCCGGCGCGGAGGGGAGGCCACGCGAGCCTCGGGAGCGGGGAggccgccccggcccccgcgGGGCACAGCGGGGACCTGCGGAGAGGtttggtggggtgggggtggagggcagggggggggaGGCTTCAAAGGGAGGCCGTGGGTCGTGCTCTCCGTCCATCCTTACTTCAGCCTCCATCCATTCCTCTCTGGTGTTCAATCTCCAGCCTCCTTCTTGCTCCGTCTCCAGCCTCcacccttccctccttctcctctccatctCCAGCCTCCATCCACCCCTCCTTCTTGCTCCAACCCCAGCCTCCATCCCCGCTTTTTTTGCTCCGTCCTCAGCCTCCAtccttccctcctcttttcTCCGTCCCCAGCCTCCACCCATCTTCTTCTTtgtcccttccccagcctctaCATCCCTCCTTGGAGAAGGAAGCTCCATTTCCAGCCTCCATTCACCATTTCCAGCCTCCTTCTAcgtctcctttcttcctccatcCCTGACCTCCACTCacccctcctttctttctccatccccagcctccctccacccctcctttcttcctccatcCACCCCTCCTTCCTTACTCCATCCCCGACCTCCCTCCacccctcctttcttcctccatcCACCCCTCCTTCCTTACTCCATCCCCGACCTCCCTCCacccctcctttcttcctccatcCACCCCTCCTTCCTTACTCCATCCCTGACCTCCCTCCacccctcctttcttcctccatcCACCCCTCCTTCCTTACTCCATCCCCGACCTCCCTCCacccctcctttcttcctccatcCACCCCTCCTTCCTTACTCCATCCCTGACCTCCCTCCACCCCTCCTTGCTTGCTCCATCCCCGATTTCCACCCCTCCTTGCCCCATCTCCACCCAGCCTTCCTTGCGGAAGTTTTCCACCATGAGGGTGGGGAGGCACCagaacaggttacccagaggagctggggatgccccggccctggaggtgctcaaggccacCTTGgacggggctttgggcaacctggcctggtgggaggtggccctgcccatggcaggggggtagAATTagaagggttttggggtcccttccaactatTCAGTGATTTCTTCTCCATGGTTGCTTTATCCTTGAGTCCCCAACCTCCATCCATCTCTCCTTGCCTCCACCCCTGATCTTCATTGTCACAAATGATGCAGAACAGTTGActtgtcttcctttctttgttttccttcattttcctttgttttccttctttttccttcattttccttctttttccttcattttccttcattctccttccttccttccttccttctttttccttctttttctttttttccttccttccttttccttcattttccttccttctttttccttcattttccttcattttccttcctttcttctttttccttcattttccttgcttctccttcctcccttcatcttccttcatcttccttctttttccttctttttccttctttttccttctttttccttctttttccttctttttctttctttttccttctttttccttcattttccttcattctccttccttctttctttttccttcattttccttctttttccttctttttcattcattctccttccttccttcattttccttcattctccttcattttccttcattccccttcattttccttccttccttctttttccttcattctccctccttccttctttttccttcattttccttctttttccttcattttccttccttccttctttttccttttttccttctttttccttccttccttccttttccttccctccttctcccccttctccccccatccctccttccccacACCTCCTCCGTCCCCCTCCCCTCGCCATCCCTCCATCCTCAGCCTCCCTTCCCTGGCCCCACGTCCATGGGGCCCACCAGGCATCCACGGGGAGTGGTGCCCCACACCCATGGGTGGCTCCAACCCACGGCCGTGGGAACCGTGACCCACAGGCGTAGGGTGCCTTGACCCACCTCCATGGGGCCCACAACAcctctttttttgggggggagcaATGACCCACGGTCATGGGTGCCTCCAATCAATGGCCATGGGGGACCATGACCCACAACCATGGGGGACCACAACCCATGGCCATGGGGGGCACAAACCCAACCCCACAGGGGACAGTGACCCATGGCCATGGAGAACCATGACCCACATCTATAGGGGACCTTAATCCATGGCCATGGGGAGCACGGACCCAACCCCACAGGGGACAGCGACCCATGGCCACGGAGAACCATGACCCCTAAACTTGAGTGTCTCCAACCTATGGAGGTCCATGATCCAAAACCATGAGGAGCTTTGACCCACAGCCATGGGGGACCGTGACCCACATCCTTGGGGAGGAATGACCAAAGTCCAAAGGTGCCTTCACCCCATAGCCTTGAAGAACCGTGCCCCAAAACTACAAGAGGGGGGCCCCAACCCGCTGCCACAGCCCGAGGGAGGCATCCGAGGGCAGTGTGGGGTGCTGGAAGGTCAACCGCCCCGAGACAAGGAGGGGGAGGCGGAGGAGTTGGTGGGGCCCATAATTACGGGCCTCATTAACAATGACTGTGTTGATTGCTGCCGTGGCACTTGGCGTAATGATGTCGCCATTGCAACAGCGCGATGACGGGGCGAATCGTGCAGCTCCCAGCGCCGGGCAGAGGGGGTTGTGGAGACCCCCCCACCATGGTGCCGTAACCCCCAAAATTGCTTGGAGCTACCAGAAATACCCCCAAAAAACGTGTAGGGCTGCCATAACGACCCCAAAAATGTCTTGGAGCTACCATAAATCCCCTCAAGACATGTGCAGAGCTCCCATAAAGACCCCAAAAATGTCTTGGAGCTATGAGAACCTCCCCAGGAAATGTGTAGGGCTGCCATAATGACCCCAAAAATGGCTTGGAGCTACCAAAATGCCCCCAAGAAATGTGTAGGGCTGCCATAATGCACCAAAAAAATGGTTTGGAGCTACCAAAATGCCCCCAAGAAATGTGTAGGGCTGCTATAATGCaccaaaaaatgttttggagcTACCAAAATGCCCCCAAGATATGTGTAGGGCTGCTATAATGCCCCCCAAAATACTTTGGATCTATGAGAACCTCCCCAGGAAATGTGCAAGGCTACCATAGTAAGTCCCAAAATGTCTTGGAGATGCCATAAAGCCCCCAAGAAATGTGTAGGGCTGCCATAATGCATCCAAAAAATGGTTTGGAGCTACTATAAACGCCCCCCAAAATGTGTAGGGCTGCCATAATGCCTCCAGAATGGCTTGGAGCTGCCataaaccccccaaaaaatatgCAGGGCTCTCATAATGACCCCCCAAAATGTCTTGGAGCTACCAGAACCTCCCCAGGAAATGTGTAGGACTGCCATAATGCCCCCCAAAATAATTTGGAGCTACTATAACCCCCCAAGAAATGTGTTAGGGCTGCCATAACACCCCCCAAAACGGTGCAGAGATACTTCAGTGccacccccaaaaaatgcatAGCCCCACAAAACCACCGCCGTGGTCCCAACgcttctgccccccccccgcagtgGCCACGTCGATGGAGGTGCAAGCCATGGTGGCCCCCCGGCCATGGGACCGAGTGAAGCTGTTGGGAGCCTTGGTCTTGGTGGCGTCCATGGGTGAGTGCAAGGGTGAAGGATCTGGCTAACGTTGCACACGCGTGTGGAGGTGCTGACACGTGTCTTCTCGCCCCCGTCATGCCTTGCAGTGTCCTCGGTGGCAGGTGACACGCGCGTGGTGGGCGGCATGGACTGCGAGCCCCACTCGCAGCCCTGGCAGGTGGCCATCCTCGACATGTACAAGCTCTACTGCGGCGGCGTCCTGGTGGCCAGGCAATGGGTGGTGACGGCGGCCCACTGCACCACGCCGGGGTAAGGGCGTCGTCACGCGTGTCATGTGTGTCACACGTGTGCTGTGTCCCCTGGGTCATGAGCGTGCCGTGGTCACCATGGTCTATGTATGTGCTGTGTCATGGTCTTGTAGTCCCATGTATTGGCATGGCCATGATGTGGTCTACATGGGTTCTAGACATGCCATGACCAATGTATGCCATGGTTGCACCATATTCACGGACTACGTCATGTCCCACACATGTTCTTGCCATGACATGACCAACGCATGCCATGGTTGCACCATGGTTTCCATTTTCATGAGCCATGTCATGTCCCACGCATGTCTTGGCCATGCTATGGCCAACGCATGCCATGGTTGCACCATGGTCTTGATGTTCATGGGCTACGTCATGTCCCACACATGTTCTTGCCATGACATGACCAACGCGTGCCATGGTTGCACCATGGTTTCCATTTTCATGAGCCATGTCATGTTCCACACATGTCTTGGCCATGCCATGACCAACACGTGCCATGGTTGCACCATGGTCTTGATGTTCATGGGCTACGTCATGTCCCACACATGTTCTTGCCATGACATGACTAACGCATGCCATGGTTGCACCATGGTTTCCATTTTCATGAGCCATGTCATGTCCCATGCATGTCTTGGCCATGCCATGGCCAACGCATGTCATGGTTGCACCAAGGTGTCCATGTTCATGGACCATGTCATGTCCCATGCATGTCTTGGCCATGCCATGACCAATGTGTGCCGTGGTTGCACCAAGGTGTCCATGTTCATGGACGACATCATGTCCCACGCATGTGTTGGCCATGCCATGACCAACACATGCCATGGTTGCACCATGATCTTGATGTTCATGGGCTACGTCATGTCCCACACATGTTCTTGCCATGACATGACCAACGTGTGCCATGGTTGCACCATGGTTTCCATTTTCATGAGCCATGTCATGTTCCACACATGTCTTGGCCATGCTATGGCCAACGCGTGCCATGGTTGCACCATGATCTTGATGTTCATGGGCTACGTCATGTCCCACACATGTTCTTGCCATGACATGACCAACGTGTGCCATGGTTGCACCATGGTTTCCATTTTCATGAGCCATGTCATGTCCCATGCATGTCTTGGCCATGCCATGACCAACTTATGTCATGGTTACACCATGATCCCCATGTTCATGGACCACATCTTGTCCTACATGTCTTGGCCATGCCACGGCCAACACGTGTCATGACTGCACCAAGATCTCCATGTTCATGGTCCACGCCATGTTCCATGCATGCCATGACCAGCGCACGCCCTAGCCATGCTGCAGTCCTTGCCCCACAAGATCTACGGCCACACCGTGGTCTCCAAGCCCCACACAAGTGGCCGCGTTCCCCGTGTCCTGGCCACCTCGCCACCCGTCCCACGCGTGTCCCTTGGGTGCTGCAGGATCACCACCATCCGCCTGGGCAAGCACAACCTCTTCACGCGGGAATGGGGCGAGGAGCGGAAGATGGTGCAGAAGCTGGTGCCTCACCCCAACTACAACCCCAGCACCAAGGACAACGACATCATGCTGATCAAGCTCCTGACGCCCGTCACCCTCACCGAGAGGATCCAGCCCGTCCCCGTGGCCTCCTGCCCCCCAGTGCCTGGCACCAGCTGCACCACGTCGGGTTGGGGGGCCACCACCTCCCCAGAAGGTACCCAGTGCCGACAGCCCCTCCTGGATGCCCGGGTCCCCTCCTGGGCATCTGGGTTCTCTCCTTGGCACTTTGGTCCTCTCCTGAACAGCCAAGTGTCCTCTTGGACACCTGGGTCCTCTCCTGGACACCCAGGTCCTCTCCTGGACATCTGGGTGGTCCCCTGGACACCTGGGTCCTCTTCTGGACTCCTGGGTCCTCTCCTAAAAAATAGGAACAAAacagggcagcagaggaggaacaggaaggaaataacacaaaatcaagttaaattaaaataataataataaaaaataataatttaaaaaaaaaaaaaaaaaacaattaaaagaaacCAGAGGGAAAAGCCTAAAAGCACCTAAAATCCTGTAAAACGAGTAGTGGGTTAAATGAGAAGCAAACAGGATCAGATATGATCAAGGGACAAAAGGAAATAAGGcaaagaaaggggagaaaagttaaaataaaggcaaataaattaaatgaaggggaaattaaattaaatgaaggaaaatgagttAAGTAGAACAGAAGGGAGAGActaaaactactttttttttaattaaaaaaaaggaaagaaaaaaaaaagtaggtggAATAAGATGGagtgaaacaaaagagaaacacCCCAAAATTAAGTTAGAGGAAACACAGGGAAAACGTAAAACTAATTTAAGAGAAGACACCAAATCATGGTGGAAAAAAGGGATGGATTGGGCAAGTCCTGGTTCCCCAACCTCTGAAACTTCTGGTTTCAAATCAGACCTTTTTGGGGTAGAAATCCCTTATTTTTGGCGTTCCTCTCTGGAAATTTGGAATCTGGAACAGTCCCAAACAGCACACTTTCCACCCCAAAACAGTCTGGAGGAGCCACCTCCGCGTGAGACCCCGGGGGAGGCGCAACGCCCTCTTCCCCAGGACGGGGGAGTCGGCGCTGGGAGTTCGGGGGGGGCAAATTTCTGCCGGTTCCCCGGGTCGATTGCTCTGgtttctttctcccctcccctccgtTTCCCATCTCAGTCTCTTACCCGGACGTCTTGCAGTGCGTCACCGTCACCATCTTCTCCACGGCTGAGTGCAAGCGGTTATACCCCGGCTCCATCACCGAGAACATGATATGCGCCGGGAGCCTCCAAGGCGGTAGGGATTCCTGCCAGGTACGGCCACGACGTCCTCCTTCCACCGCTGCCACCAGGGGTTGTCCACAAGGCAGACCAAGGGGACACGTCCCCCGGTCACCACCATGGGGTTGGTGGTCTTCACAGTGGCTCAGGAACCCAACCAGGGTTGGCCAAGATGAGTTAGGCAAGGCAGCGATGTTCTCAACCCAACCAGGGTTGGCCAAAACGTTTCGAAAGGGTTGGCCAAAAAGTGTTCAACCAGGGTTGGCCAAAATGTTGGCCAAAAAGTGTTCAACCAGTTGGGGGCCGGACCAACCAACGGCAGTTGGACAAGGCAGGGAGTTCTTCAGGCCAACAAGGATTGGTCAAAGCAAGAGTAATTGGGAAAATCAAGGGTAATTGGGCAAAAAAGTGTAATTGGCCAAAGCAAGTGTAATTGGGCAAAAAAAGTGTAATTGGCCAAAACGAGTGTAATTGGGCAAATCAAGTGTAATTGGGCAAATCAAGTGTAATTGGGCAAATCAAGTGTAATTGGGCAAAAAAAGTGTAATTGGCCAAAACGAGTGTAATTGGGCAAATCAAGAGTAATTGGCCAAAAAAAGTGTAATTGGCCAAAACGAGTGTAATTGAGCAAATCAAGTGTAATTGGGCAAATCAAGAGTAATTGGGCAAATCAAGTGTAATTGGCCAAAAAAAGTGTAATTGGGAAAATCAAGTGTAATTGGCCAAAAAAAGTGTAATTGGCCAAAAAAAGTGTAATTGGCAAATCAAGTGTAATTGGGCAAAGCAAGAGTAATTGGCCAAGTCAAGTGTAATTGGCCAAAATGAGAGTAATTGGGCAAATCAAGAGTAATTGGCCAAAGCAAGTGTAATTGGCCAAAATGAGAGTAATTGGACAAATCAAGAGTAATTGGCCAAAGCAAGTGGAGTTGGCCAAAACGAGAGTAATTGGGCAAATCAAGAGTAATTGGCCAAGTCAAGTGTAATTGGCCAAAATGAGTGTAATTGGGCAAATCAAGAGTAATTGGCCAAAGCAAGTGGAGTTGGCCAAAGCAAGTGTAATTAGCCAAAGTGAATGTTATTAGCCAAAGTGAATGTTATTAGCCAAAGCGAGAGTAATTAGCCAAAGTATAATTGGCCAACTCAACGATGGTTGGCCAACCCAGAGAGATTTGGACAAGCAGCCGTGGTGGTTGGCTGACCAGCGATGGTTAAAGAATCTGCTAAGTGGTTACGTCCCGGTGCAACGGTGGTGGAACTACTGGATAATTAGCCCGATGTCCTAGGTTGGTTGAACCAATGGTTTATCAGCCCGATAAAGGTTGGTCAAATAATTCGGAGGTCCGACTGGTCAAACTGGTGATGACTGGCCAGTTGGCCAAACCGGTGATGTCTGGCCAAGCCAACAATGGTTGGCCAACCCAACAATGGTTGGCCAACCATGAGAGGAGACCCAAGAGAACGAGGCCTGAGAGTGGTGGGCCAAGCAACGAGGAGTTGGCCAACCCAAAAAGCGTCGGGCGACGGCTGGCTCACGGCACCTCTTTCCGTAGGGTGACTCCGGGGGACCTCTGGTTTGCAACGGGACCCTCCAAGGCATCGTGTCCTGGGGCATGGAGAAATGCGGGCAGCCCAAGAGACCTGGTGTCTACACCAAGGTCTGCAGATACGCCCAGTGGATCCAGCAAACCATGAAGGACAACCAGTGACGCTCCAGCAACCTCCGAGCTCCCGAGGGAGGTCGGAGGGCCACGTCCAggctgccgccgccgctcgccGGGGCAGGTCGCTGGGCCAACGGAGGCCGTGGCAAGGTTGTGGGTGCAGCCAGGGTGCCGCCTGGTGAAGCCAGCGAGAGGGTGGATGGGAAGGAACAAGAAATTAAAGCGTTGCGATGTTTGGTGGGAAATTTCGTCCTTTCAACCTGCCCCCTCAAGACAAACCCCAGGCCTGGCCTCTCCTCCCAGGGTCCTCCGCGGGGCCCGGTTTCCATTTATGGCTTCATTTTGAGGTCAGAGCCCTCCCGCCACCCCCCAAATTTGCAATTTTAGGTTGATTTGATTAAGACGGGCCCTGTTTCCCACACTCGTGCTCTCCCATCATCTCACGAGGACGAAGATGTGGCCTGGCCTTGCAATGGCCCCACGGACGTGGGACGCTGGTGGATGAGTCCTCCAACCCAAACGGCGTTGGCCAACCCAAAAAGAGTAACTAACCAATGATGGTTGCCCAATTTGAGGACTTTTGGCCATCCAACCATCTCCTATCCAATAGGAGACCCCCGGTGGGAATGAACAACACAAGGAGCACCAGCAGGGGACACCCAAGCCCACGAGGGGCACCCAAGGGCCCCAGTGATGGTTGGCCAACCCAAACCTAAGGCAGTTGGCCAATCGGATCGGTCGGGAGGATCACCCAAAAAATGATGCCTGGCCAACCCAGCGAGGGTTGGCCAATCCAACAAGGGTTTCCCAACTCAACGATGATGGTTGGTCAACCCAGTGTCTACCGGGTTCTTCTGGGGCTGGCGGCCACGGGTTTGTTTTGGCTGTGATGTTGCCCCCCCCCAAGTTCCTCCATCCCACCCCGCTTCTGCACGCCCTCAAGATTTTTCCATTgacctttttttccaaaaaaaaagtgtcccaAG encodes the following:
- the LOC137846657 gene encoding uncharacterized protein, with the translated sequence MSPLQQRDDGANRAAPSAGQRGIWLTLHTRVEVLTRVFSPPSCLAVSSVAGDTRVVGGMDCEPHSQPWQVAILDMYKLYCGGVLVARQWVVTAAHCTTPGITTIRLGKHNLFTREWGEERKMVQKLVPHPNYNPSTKDNDIMLIKLLTPVTLTERIQPVPVASCPPVPGTSCTTSGWGATTSPEGTQCRQPLLDARCVTVTIFSTAECKRLYPGSITENMICAGSLQGGRDSCQGDSGGPLVCNGTLQGIVSWGMEKCGQPKRPGVYTKVCRYAQWIQQTMKDNHNIQVRAGSHSLEALTGHEQYAVATKVVVHPGFRDKEGDGSYADDLMLLRIHPALTVTPFVQPLTLPSAPPAPGTNCTVMGWGTTTSPEGVHGMDISTSFGLGWVWLGWVGLSWVGLGWVGWRHLPREGTQVSLQPLLDTSVLPPPVTYPDTPQCVNVTVVSNRRCQEVYGSKVTENMLCAGVAAGGKDSCQVRLVTRVPWPWGPARVPIS